Genomic segment of Microcebus murinus isolate Inina chromosome 14, M.murinus_Inina_mat1.0, whole genome shotgun sequence:
TGGGTAGGATATTTGGCAGGAGGTAAATTTCAATTTGCAAAAGACCCATTTACTTCTCTAAAATGTGCTGGAACATTAACGGTAATTTAAATGTATGGGAAACTTGTGGTGActacatgaattttatttttaaaccatatatGTGATAGGTTGTAGTTACTCTCAGATTCTTTTTGGAAGCAATGAGGGTATAATTATGAGTAACATACTTCTGTCTGGCCACAGCAGATATTTCTATCATGTGACACCTTAtggcaggggttctcaaactttttaaacagggggccagttcactgtccctcagaccgttggagggccggactatagttttaaaaaaatcatgaacaaattcctatgcacactgcacatatcttactttgaagtaaaaaaacaaacggtcaaaaacacctgcatgtggcctgtgggctgtagtttgaggacgcctgccttatgGGATTCAATcaccaaaaaaatctttttgtatgTGGGGTGTGTCACATAGCAGATATTTACTTTGTTTCAGGTACCTATGGAGTTGTGTATAAGGGTAGACACAAAACTACAGGCCAAGTGGTAGCCATGAAGAAAATCAGACTAGAAAGTGAAGAGGAAGGGGTTCCTAGTACTGCAATTCGGGAAATTTCTCTATTAAAAGAACTTCGTCATCCAAATATAGTCAGGTATGGTATAATATCTGAATTTAAACCATTTTCCGCAACTATTTCACATGTGAATTTCAATGTGGAAATTTTTACATTTGCTTAGTTTCTGATCTGACCTTGCTGAGTTGAATATAGCGCTATTATGTTTGTTCATTGAGAATGCTGGGCATAGGTATAAGAGAATAGGCTGTTAAAACAGCAACAGTTAGAGGAGCTTGGTGAGTAGACTTGTGTTTGGGGCTGGGAAAGCAAGGTAAGAGGCCATGGGAGAAAAGAATGCCCTTTTCCATAGAGCTTTGTCAGCTCTCTCACTCTGGGAGCTCTAGTCTCTAATGACCCCTTAATCAAAGGCCTAAGACAGGTTGCTAGGTcagatgaaaaagaagaattgttttttccttgaaatatttgGATTGGGTGTTTGGGGGGAGAATTGTCTTTCTAACAGTCAAAGttagaatttaatttattttgctggCTCTGGAGATAGGGAGTAGCTCTGAAGGTGAGGTACTACTTAAAACTTATTTGTGTAATTTACTTCAATGAAAAGACAAAGTCTGAGCAATTAGTAGCCAACCTAGATAGTTCTTTTGGAATACAGATTGTGGATAAGTTAGCACCTCCTTATGAGACTTAATTTTAAATTGCTGCCCTGAGATTCCTTcctaaaattttagttttttattaagGTGTTCTCTATTTGGgaagctaccatgtttccccagtTTTTATTACAGCTACTGTAAAATTTTTGGGCGTAGTTTTGTGAAAGAGGtcaaaaatgtttgctgatttttcatataattgttttatttttcagtcttcaAGATGTGCTTATGCAGGATTCCAGGTTATATCTCATCTTTGAATTTCTTTCCATGGACCTCAAGAAATATTTGGATTCTATCCCTCCTGGTCAGTTCATGGACTCTTCACTTGTTAAGGTAAGAAGCCTacctaattttattaatacttaagcACTGTGAATATAAAGCGTCTATATAGAAGTCTGTGTGTTTTGTGAGGTTGTGCTTGGAAAAAGTGTTAGAAAGTAGAATGAAGAATTTCATTTTCCTCCCTCACAGTCCACATAGGTTACAGTTACGTATTTTATTACCAGATAATGCTTCTAGTAAGTAAAAAATAGTACCTGAGATAACAGCACTGATGAGTATGGTATTGTTGGAAGCTAGGGTATTCCCATCTTTCTCTGGCTGTCAGATAATGTGTAAAACAGAGTAGCAAAAGCCTGGGGCAGGGTAGTAGtaacaggttgtttaattttatcTTGGTTTTGAATATGTTTTAGTTAATGTAGACATTTATTACATTTCAGTTAAATTATAAGCATATAGTCTTTTTTTTGAAAGTACTGCAGTATATAAAGTAAAAGTGCCTTATTACACCAACTCTACCAAACCACTCCTGAGGTATCCATTGTTTTATTCATAATCTTGCAGACACTTGTATGTCTACTTTGTATGTGCATAAACGTACTTTGCAGAAATgggataatttataatatatatgtgtgcatatatatacacacatacatacatattacttttcctttttttgcataAATCATCGGACACATAGATCTACCTTTgtctgtttgtgtttttttttttttttttttgagacagagtctcgctttcttgcctaggctagagtgagtgccgtggcgtcagcctagctcacagcaacctcaatctcctgggctcaagcaatcctgctgtctcagcctcccgagttgctgggactacaggcacgagccaccatacccggctaattttttatatatatatattagttggccaattaatttctttctatttttatagtagagacggggtctcgctcaggctggttttgaactcctgaccttgagcaatccgcccgcctcggcctcccagagtgctaggattacaagcgtgagccaccgcgcccggcctgtttgtgtttttgataaaattatttaaaccaGTTCcatattgatggacatttattttCCAGCTTGGTCATTGTTGGACTTAGGAACAATGCTACAGTGAATATCCTCTTTGTGTGCAACTTTATAAGATAAATTTTAGAACTTGAATGATGAGTTGAAGGTGTTTATATTTAAGGTCTCGAAAGATATTGCCAGTTGGCCTCTAAAAAATTGTAGCAATTTATTCTTAAACATTCATGGTATGTAAGAGTTACTGTTTTGGTACATCATTGCCAAAACTtggttttatcaattttttaactattttatctattatatGAAAAAGgcatattaacattattttaattttgtatttcatgacatttaacatttttaatatgtagcCATCTATAAACATTCTGTATATTATccactgatttttctatattgaaaTTGTCTTTAATAATCTTGTATGACTGTTGAACTTTTCTGTTGCTATGTCTTGGCTTACGTCTTCCTCACTGAAAGGTTACATATGATCTTTTGTGACAATATTTTTCTGGTCGTTTCAgtagatattttctcccactcatACTTTTTTGTCTTCAATTTTGGATGGATCAagatttattttggtttaaaaactggGGTGCGGATCCAAATATTAgcaaaaaaatgactttttttcccaaatggcCAACCAGGTCTGATTTTATGTACATACAGTCCCTGGCTTATGATGGGTTTGACTTAAAGTTTTTCAACTATAGTAATTGTGCAAAAGTGATCAATATTCAGCAGAAACCGTACTTGGAGTAtacatacaaccattctgttgtTTTTCATTGTCAGTATGGTATTCAGTAAATTACATAAggtattcaacactttattatgaAAAGGCTTTGTGTTTGATGATTTTGCCTAACTGTAGACTAATCTAAGTGTTTTAAGCATTTGTAAGGtgggctaggctaagctatgatgctTGGTAGGCTGTATTAAGTGCAtttttgagttatatttttaacttacaatgggtttatcgaGAGGTAACTCCATCATAACTTGAGGAGCATCTGTgttattttccagttttaaacTTTGTCAGTATTTTCTTATGTACCTTACATTTTTGTAATATCCATGTTACTTCAAATGTCCATTACACTGCCTTCGGCAAAAAGTGTCTTGTAAAGCACTTATCTCTGAACTAGTAagcagtatttttaataattgtagccatttaaatatataatcataatgTCCTCTTTGGAATTTCTTTTGGAATCAGACCAGCTTTTacaatgagtaaataaatgtgtaaagTTGAAAGATAGAAAAGACCAACCTTATTCAAGATAGACATAGAGTTGGTATAAGTATATGGAAGAAAATTCAAGAAACTTTTATATAGAAAACTAACTTGTAAGGACTAAAACTAAGTCAAAGAAGACTGAGTTAACATGGACATAAGATATGTTCATAAGATGaacatctttttcttatttatacaaATATGACATTGTATGGAAATGGGCTTCCCACCCACAAATGTTTGTTATAAAATGGCCTGAAAGCTTTGGCAGTCAAATTATTTCTGTTATCATAATTTTTTGTATCTTtgaaataaactaatattttagaaaatcatatGTATATGATATGGTTAAGTTTCTaacttatatttcctttttccagAGTTATTTATACCAAATCCTACAGGGGATTGTGTTTTGTCACTCTAGAAGAGTTCTTCACAGAGACTTAAAACCTCAAAATCTATTGATTGATGACAAAGGAACAATTAAACTGGCTGATTTTGGCCTTGCCAGAGCTTTTGGAATACCTATTAGAGTATATACACATGAGGTAAGTAGAATAGTGTtttttggtgctttttttttttttttttttttttttttgagacagagtctcgctttgtttcccaggctagagtgagtgccatggcgtcagcctagctcacagcaacctcaaactcctgggctcaagcaatcctcctgcctcagcctcccgagtagctgggattacaggcatgcgccaccatgcccggctaattttttatatatatattagttggccaattaatttctttctatttatagtagagacggggtctcgctcttgctcaggctggtttcgaactcctgacctcgagcaatccgcccgcctcagcctcccagagtgctaggattacaggcgtgagccaccgcgcccggcttttttgGTGCTTTTGAATGTGTGATTGCTGAATTACTTTATCTGTTTGTTAAGtgacaaaataatatttctactttGTACCAGTATCAATTTATTGCCTCTGAGCTCCAAATTCACCCTTCATTGTATGCTATGTAAAAAGAACtaaatcttttaaattgtttttctttgccAGCTGCTGTGTAACTAGGGTCAGTACAGGGTACTAGAGAGGCATTGCATGAGGAAAGGGTTTTCCTTGCTATAGTCCTCCCCCCCAAATAAATATTAAGGGgagacaaatgtttttgttacatggatagcttttataatgcttgagtcagggctattagtgtgcccatcacccaaacagtgttcattataccctgttaggtaggtttttacacTTCGTCTACATCCCCCTTCTGATTTCccatgacttttacttctctctgtgctcTTGTGTACCCatgattagttccaaattattagagagtacatgtgtttgtttttccattcctgagatacttcatccTTGCTATAGTTAGTTTTTAATAGTCTCCTTATTTcctattctttatattaaattctgcCCATTCAAATCACCCTGTGGTTTGTCTCCTGATTGGACCCTCTCTATcttacctttcccagcctctagtaactatCTTACTGTACTTCATGAGATCAACctttttagttcccacatatgagtgaaaacatgtggtatttatcatttggtgcctggcttatttcacttaacataatgccctggccaggtgtggtggctcatgcctctaatcctagcactttgggaggctgatgtgggcagattgtttggagttggagaccagcctgagcaagagtgaaaccccatctctactaaaaaaaaatagaaagaaattagctagacaactaaaaaaaaagaaaaacatatatatttataaaaattagctgggcatggtggcacatgcttagaGTCCcagctagctactcaggaggctgaggcagtaggattgcttgagaccaggggtttgaggttgctgtgagctaggctgacaccatggcactcactctagtctgggcaacaaagtgagactgtgtctcaaaaaaaaaaagataatgcccTCCAGGGTCATTCATGTTGCCAggaatgacatgatttcattctttgtagctgaatagtattccattgtatgcacgtgtgtgtgtatgtgtgtgtatgtgtatacacacataccacattttatttatccattcatttgttgatggaaacttaggtttgattccatatcttggctattgtgagtagtaCTACAATAAACAAGGACATGCAGATAAtctttttgagatgatttttttttttcttttgcatatgtacccagcagtgggattctgcttttagtgttttgaggaacttccatacagtttttcatagtggctatactaacttacattcccaccaacagttgACTGACCtatcttcacatccttgccagcatttgttatttttgtcttttggtgaTAACTATTCCTAAGTGGGatgtggttttgaattgcattttcctgatgattagtaatgttgagcacttttttccATATGCTTTATGGGCATTTGTATGTCCTTGTTTGAGAAACATCTGTTTAGAtcatttgccctttttttttttttttgctgcagactcaagttccttgtatattctgtatGTCAACtctttgtcagatgaatagtttgcacgtattttctcccattctgcaggtgtctcctctgttgtttcctttgctgtgcagaaactttttagcttgatataatctTTGAACTCCTGAAatcgagttttttttttttttttttttttgagatggagtctcactttgttgcccaggctagagtgagtgccgtggcgtcagcctagctcacagcaacctcgaactcctgggctcaagccatcctcctgcctcagcctcccgagtagctgggaccacaggcatgcgccaccatgcccggctaattttttctatatatattagttggccaatttctttctatttatagtagagacggggtctcgctcttgctcaggctggctttgaactcctgacctcgagcgatccgcccgcctcggcctcccagagtgctgggattacaggcgtgagccaccgcgcccggcctagcttgATATAATcttatttgtctactttttgcttttgttgcttgaaGTTTTGAGGTCTTAACCATAAACTTTTTGACCGGAACAATATTCTAAagtgtttcccctatgttttcttctagcagtttcatagtttcaggtcattacatttaagactttaatccactttgagttgatttttgtatatgtgtgtgagataggggtctagttttattcttctgcatatgcatatccagttttcccagcactatttttttaagagattggCTTTTccccccaatgtatgtttttggtaGCTTTTCAAAAATCACTTGACTGTTAGgacatggatttatttatttctgagttctctgttctgttccattggtctatgtatctgtttttatgctggtactatgctgttttggttactatagctttgtagtatattttgaagtcagatactGTGATgactccagctttttttttttttttttgagacagtctcattctgttgcctgggctaggtgccgtggcatcagcctagttcatagcagcctcaaactcctgggcttaagcaatccttctgcctcagcctcccaagtagctgggactacaggcatgcaccaccatggctagctattttttttttttcatacatttcatacaactaatttctttctgttttttagcagagacaggttcttgctcttgctcaggtcttgaactccagacctcgagcagtcctcctgccttggcctcccagaatgctaggattacaggcccctggcctttgttctttttgtttaggattgctttggctattcatttTAGAAGTGTTAATTCTTCCagttcatgaacatgggatgtctttccattttttcctcttcaatttctttcatcaatggtttatagttttcattgtagagattaTACAtctacattaaatttattcctaggtatttttttttgtagctattataaatgtgattactttcttgattcctttttcaGCTAATAGTGtttagaaacactactgatttttatatgttgatttttgtatcctgcaactttgttcAAATAATTTATCAGTTTTAAGGGGTTTTTTTGATGCAGTCTTTGGGTTTTTCTATATGAGACCATTTCTGTACATAGGGACAGTTTGATTA
This window contains:
- the CDK1 gene encoding cyclin-dependent kinase 1; amino-acid sequence: MEDYTKIEKIGEGTYGVVYKGRHKTTGQVVAMKKIRLESEEEGVPSTAIREISLLKELRHPNIVSLQDVLMQDSRLYLIFEFLSMDLKKYLDSIPPGQFMDSSLVKSYLYQILQGIVFCHSRRVLHRDLKPQNLLIDDKGTIKLADFGLARAFGIPIRVYTHEVVTLWYRSPEVLLGSARYSTPVDIWSIGTIFAELATKKPLFHGDSEIDQLFRIFRALGTPNNEVWPDVESLQDYKNTFPKWKPGSLASHVKNLDENGLDLLSKMLVYDPAKRISGKMALNHPYFNDLDNQIKKM